One Chitinispirillum alkaliphilum DNA window includes the following coding sequences:
- a CDS encoding putative hemolysin, whose protein sequence is MYRQSINFKKLRPLAETLLKPRHLALNTFKQKVNIYIERERFIIKTAENEDDLANVLRLRYDVFYRELLEKRLLTGIDIDKFDFLCDHLIIIDKKSDSYIGTYRLLSSLFSDKFYSATEFDLSNILSLPGVKLELGRACVHKDYRTGSTITLLWRGISKYMRETGTKYLFGCSSVKNEDKTEITRIYRHLKANSFTGEEFRVCPRWKFRIKRLPVIMKRLDQNMPLENDSEVTDLIPPLLKSYINMGAQVCGEPAYDRKFKCADFLTLFNIDNSSSQTKRKYSL, encoded by the coding sequence ATGTACAGGCAAAGTATTAATTTCAAAAAGCTTCGACCACTTGCGGAAACCCTTCTCAAGCCCCGACATCTTGCCCTGAACACCTTCAAGCAGAAAGTGAATATTTATATTGAGAGAGAGCGCTTCATCATCAAAACAGCAGAGAATGAGGATGATTTGGCCAATGTACTTCGCCTGCGGTATGATGTTTTCTACCGGGAGCTTCTGGAAAAACGCCTTCTTACCGGTATAGATATCGATAAGTTTGATTTTCTGTGCGATCATCTCATTATTATAGATAAGAAAAGCGACAGCTATATAGGTACCTACCGTCTTCTTTCTTCACTTTTTTCAGACAAATTCTACTCGGCAACCGAGTTTGATCTCAGCAACATTCTCTCTCTTCCGGGGGTGAAACTGGAGCTGGGCAGAGCATGTGTACACAAAGATTACAGAACCGGCAGCACCATCACCCTTCTGTGGCGGGGGATATCAAAATATATGAGAGAGACCGGTACAAAATATCTCTTCGGTTGTTCAAGTGTGAAGAATGAGGATAAGACCGAGATCACCCGCATTTACCGTCACCTAAAAGCAAACAGCTTTACCGGTGAGGAGTTCAGGGTCTGTCCCCGCTGGAAATTCAGGATCAAAAGGTTACCTGTGATAATGAAGAGGCTCGATCAGAATATGCCTCTTGAAAATGACAGCGAAGTAACGGATCTGATTCCTCCTCTGCTAAAATCGTATATCAACATGGGCGCACAGGTCTGCGGTGAGCCTGCCTATGACAGGAAATTCAAATGTGCGGATTTCCTCACACTTTTCAACATCGACAACTCATCATCCCAAACCAAAAGAAAGTACAGCCTGTGA
- a CDS encoding 1-acyl-sn-glycerol-3-phosphate acyltransferase, which produces MIRAIVKAIGFFLMVAVYSLVSLGAIFILRGDKQERALMKLTSLCAKLGLFIFGIKISIKNRENLSRIPPCCLIISNHLTYLDILVICSRIPSLFITSVEVKNTFFLGFLSRMGGSIFVERRKKTQLLREIENVSGKIMRGTRVTLFPEGTSSNGETVLPFKSALFTSAVSAGVDVQPLCIRYLSINGKKIDRENRDYVFYYGDLKFFPHLCKLMTLKRVEVELSVLQQIDTKDLTRKELVSGAEAVVRNCYESGV; this is translated from the coding sequence GTGATTCGCGCCATAGTAAAGGCAATCGGTTTTTTTCTGATGGTGGCAGTTTATTCCCTTGTCTCACTTGGTGCTATTTTCATTCTCAGAGGGGACAAACAGGAACGGGCTCTGATGAAATTGACTTCCCTGTGTGCAAAACTGGGACTGTTCATTTTCGGAATCAAGATCAGTATTAAAAACAGAGAAAATCTCTCCCGGATACCTCCTTGCTGCCTAATAATCTCAAATCACCTGACTTATCTGGATATACTTGTCATCTGCTCAAGGATTCCTTCACTATTCATAACTTCAGTTGAAGTAAAAAACACATTTTTCCTTGGATTCCTTTCGAGAATGGGGGGGAGTATCTTTGTGGAGAGAAGAAAAAAGACCCAGCTTCTCAGGGAAATTGAAAACGTGTCCGGGAAAATTATGCGTGGTACAAGAGTGACACTTTTCCCCGAAGGAACATCATCGAACGGTGAAACGGTTCTCCCTTTCAAATCTGCACTTTTCACCAGTGCGGTTTCTGCAGGAGTGGATGTTCAGCCACTTTGCATAAGATATCTCAGTATTAATGGTAAGAAGATAGACAGGGAAAACAGGGACTATGTTTTTTACTACGGAGATTTGAAATTTTTCCCCCACCTCTGTAAACTTATGACTTTAAAACGGGTGGAAGTTGAACTCTCAGTACTACAGCAGATAGACACAAAAGATTTAACCCGGAAGGAACTGGTGTCAGGGGCAGAAGCGGTGGTGCGGAACTGTTATGAATCAGGTGTGTAA